The Methanoregula sp. UBA64 region AGGCTGATGACATCGATGCCCTCCCGCTGCATCTTCTTTGCCTTGTTCGTGATCTCGATAGTAGCCGAGGGCGCGATCGCCGCAACCTTTGCCGAGAGCTGCTTCATTGTAATCTTTTGACAAGTTTTACGGCGGATTCAACGGCACGCTTTGCATAATCGATCCGCTCGTTTGCTTCGAGCCGGCTCATGCCGGGCCCGGAGATGCCGAGCGTGACCGGCTTGCCGAATTCAAGCGAGAGGTCGATGATCTTCCGTGCCGCGTGCTGCACGACAATCTCGTCGTGCTGGGTCGCGCCTTCGATCACGCAGCCGACCGTGACAACCGCGTCGACCTTTCCTGCGGCAAGCATCTTTTTTATGGCAAGGGGCATGTCGAATGCTCCCG contains the following coding sequences:
- the ribH gene encoding 6,7-dimethyl-8-ribityllumazine synthase, which codes for MCDTKPVKLGFVVAEFNRDITYMMEIEAREHAAFLGAEVTECLYVPGAFDMPLAIKKMLAAGKVDAVVTVGCVIEGATQHDEIVVQHAARKIIDLSLEFGKPVTLGISGPGMSRLEANERIDYAKRAVESAVKLVKRLQ